A DNA window from Amycolatopsis sp. DSM 110486 contains the following coding sequences:
- the holA gene encoding DNA polymerase III subunit delta — protein MTTAPAPLHLVLGEEELLIERAVRSSLDAARAVDSTAEMTRNRVSELTPPVLAELVSPSLFSEGRVIVLDSAQDISQELADAVMAYLKAPADGIVLVVVHNGGGRSKAAKALPAALKKAGAEITECPKLTKAADRESFVRNEVRRVGGKIDAAGVMALMDTVGSDLRELSSAATQLVADTGGAIDEQAVRRYHTGRADVTGFAVAEKAVGGDRAAALESLRWAMQLGVPHVLVADALADAVRTIARVSAAGRGNPNQMAGELGMPPWKIRKAQGQSRGWGQDGLATAMRVVARLNAEVKGVAADADYALERAVVEVVAAKGER, from the coding sequence GTGACCACCGCACCCGCGCCACTCCACCTCGTCCTCGGTGAGGAAGAACTGCTCATCGAGCGGGCTGTCCGCTCGTCGCTGGACGCCGCGCGGGCCGTGGACTCGACGGCCGAGATGACGCGCAACCGGGTGTCCGAACTCACACCGCCCGTGCTCGCCGAGCTGGTGAGTCCCTCGCTGTTCAGCGAGGGACGGGTCATCGTGCTCGACTCGGCGCAGGACATCTCGCAGGAGCTGGCGGACGCGGTGATGGCGTACCTCAAGGCGCCCGCCGACGGGATCGTGCTCGTGGTCGTGCACAACGGCGGCGGCCGCAGCAAGGCGGCCAAGGCGCTGCCCGCGGCGCTGAAAAAGGCGGGCGCGGAGATCACCGAGTGCCCGAAGCTCACGAAGGCCGCCGATCGGGAGTCGTTCGTGCGCAACGAGGTGCGCCGCGTCGGCGGCAAGATCGACGCGGCGGGGGTGATGGCGCTGATGGATACCGTCGGCTCCGACCTGCGCGAGCTGTCCTCCGCGGCGACGCAGCTCGTCGCCGACACCGGTGGCGCCATCGACGAGCAGGCCGTGCGCCGCTACCACACCGGCCGCGCCGACGTGACCGGCTTCGCCGTGGCGGAGAAGGCCGTGGGTGGCGACCGCGCGGCGGCCCTGGAGTCGCTGCGCTGGGCCATGCAGCTGGGCGTGCCGCACGTCCTGGTCGCCGACGCCCTCGCGGACGCGGTGCGCACAATCGCCCGCGTGTCCGCCGCCGGCCGCGGCAACCCGAACCAGATGGCCGGAGAGCTGGGCATGCCGCCGTGGAAGATCCGCAAGGCGCAGGGCCAGTCGCGCGGCTGGGGCCAGGACGGCCTCGCCACGGCGATGCGCGTGGTCGCCCGCCTGAACGCCGAGGTCAAGGGCGTGGCGGCGGACGCGGACTACGCCCTGGAACGCGCGGTCGTCGAGGTTGTCGCCGCCAAGGGTGAACGCTGA
- a CDS encoding VOC family protein gives MDVLSSRVLIHPRDLEASTAFYRDTLGLAIQREFPGGTVFFAGGGSIEVVGSNDATPSTAVDLWLQVRDLPATLEELAARGVTPVRGARREPWGLDEAWITDPDGLRIVLVQVPPDHPLRTDSR, from the coding sequence ATGGACGTACTGAGCAGCCGGGTGCTGATCCACCCGCGCGACCTGGAGGCCTCGACCGCGTTCTACCGGGACACGCTCGGGCTGGCGATCCAGCGCGAGTTCCCCGGTGGCACGGTCTTCTTCGCGGGCGGCGGTTCGATCGAGGTCGTGGGCAGCAACGACGCCACTCCCTCCACGGCCGTCGACCTGTGGCTGCAGGTCCGCGACCTGCCGGCGACGCTCGAGGAGCTGGCCGCACGCGGCGTCACGCCGGTCCGCGGGGCGCGCCGCGAGCCGTGGGGGCTGGACGAGGCCTGGATCACCGACCCGGACGGCCTGCGCATCGTCCTGGTGCAGGTGCCGCCCGACCACCCGCTGCGGACGGACTCGCGCTAG
- a CDS encoding EamA family transporter, which translates to MNTTALSFVLIAAVVHAGWNLAAKRVTFGGPRFVWLYYTVSAVVLLPVVITALLVENERPQWTWLLAAGVTAVLHVAYGTVLQRGYAVGDLSIVYPLARGTGPLLSVLAAVLVLHEHPGVLGLIGAFLVVAGVLVISLGGSEADVKARRAGVFYGVLTGATIAAYTLWDAHSVTTLAVPPLVYFGCGALVQSVLLAPAALRDRAEVAKLWREHRKETLIVGIASPAAYLLVLYALRMAPVSLVAPARELSIVLGGLAAWFVLGERHAARRLVGSLVVLAGIVAIAVA; encoded by the coding sequence GTGAACACCACAGCTCTGTCGTTCGTCCTCATCGCCGCTGTCGTGCACGCGGGGTGGAACCTCGCCGCCAAGCGCGTCACCTTCGGCGGGCCGCGGTTCGTGTGGCTGTACTACACCGTCTCCGCCGTGGTGCTGCTTCCCGTGGTCATCACGGCACTCCTGGTCGAAAACGAACGTCCACAGTGGACCTGGCTGCTCGCCGCCGGGGTGACGGCCGTGCTGCACGTGGCGTACGGCACAGTGCTGCAGCGCGGGTACGCCGTCGGCGACCTGTCGATCGTCTACCCGCTAGCGCGCGGCACCGGGCCGCTGCTGTCGGTGCTGGCGGCGGTGCTCGTGCTGCACGAGCACCCCGGCGTGCTGGGCCTGATCGGGGCGTTCCTCGTGGTGGCGGGCGTGCTGGTGATCAGCCTTGGCGGCAGCGAGGCCGACGTCAAAGCGCGCCGCGCCGGTGTGTTCTACGGCGTGCTCACCGGGGCGACCATCGCGGCCTACACGCTCTGGGACGCCCACTCAGTGACGACGCTCGCGGTGCCGCCCCTCGTGTACTTCGGCTGCGGGGCGCTGGTGCAGAGCGTGCTGCTGGCGCCCGCGGCCCTGCGTGACCGGGCCGAGGTCGCGAAGCTGTGGCGCGAGCACCGCAAGGAGACGCTGATCGTCGGGATCGCCTCGCCCGCGGCGTACCTGCTGGTGCTGTACGCGCTGCGGATGGCGCCGGTCAGCCTGGTCGCGCCGGCGCGGGAGCTGTCGATCGTGCTGGGCGGGCTCGCGGCGTGGTTCGTGCTCGGTGAGCGGCACGCGGCGCGCCGGCTGGTGGGCTCGCTGGTGGTGCTGGCCGGGATCGTCGCGATTGCGGTGGCCTGA
- the thrC gene encoding threonine synthase gives MTVTLGTTSTKKTLDLGPAVELVSKEEGHRQPLAPEFVSAEDFSPLEVAYDFGRVRREDIEAGPKNIWRYKKLLPVPSTVEEIPNTEPGATRLVKADRLAKALGLKSLWVKDDTGNPTHSFKDRVVAVALAAAREFGFEVLACPSTGNLANATAAAAARAGWRSVVLIPKSLERAKILTTAVYDGDLIAVDGNYDDVNRLATELAGEHPTWAFVNVNVRPYYSEGSKTLGYEVAEQLGWRLPEQIVVPIASGSQLTKVDKGFRELGQLGLVEASPYKVFGAQATGCSPVSAAFRAGHDVVQPVKPDTIARSLAIGNPADGPYVLDVVNRTGGAIEDVSDEEVVAGIQLLARTEGIFTETAGGVTVATAKKLIEAGKIDPDAETVLLITGDGLKTLDALEGRIGPKATVPPSAEAVSKALGL, from the coding sequence ATGACCGTTACCCTCGGCACGACCTCCACCAAGAAGACCCTGGACCTCGGTCCGGCCGTCGAACTGGTGTCGAAGGAAGAGGGCCACCGGCAGCCGCTCGCCCCGGAGTTCGTCTCCGCGGAGGACTTCTCGCCGCTCGAGGTCGCCTACGACTTCGGCCGCGTGCGCCGCGAAGACATCGAGGCCGGCCCCAAGAACATCTGGCGCTACAAGAAGCTCCTTCCCGTCCCCTCGACTGTCGAGGAGATCCCGAACACCGAACCCGGCGCCACCCGCCTGGTGAAGGCCGACCGCCTCGCCAAGGCCCTGGGCCTGAAGTCCCTGTGGGTCAAGGACGACACCGGCAACCCCACGCACTCTTTCAAGGACCGCGTGGTCGCCGTCGCGCTGGCCGCGGCCCGCGAGTTCGGCTTTGAGGTCCTCGCGTGTCCCTCGACCGGCAACCTGGCCAACGCGACGGCCGCCGCGGCGGCCCGCGCCGGCTGGCGGTCGGTCGTCCTGATCCCGAAGTCGCTCGAACGCGCCAAGATCCTCACCACCGCCGTCTACGACGGTGACCTGATCGCCGTCGACGGCAACTACGACGACGTCAACCGCCTCGCCACCGAGCTCGCCGGCGAACACCCGACGTGGGCGTTCGTCAACGTCAACGTGCGCCCCTACTACTCCGAAGGCTCCAAGACGCTCGGCTACGAGGTCGCCGAGCAGCTCGGCTGGCGCCTGCCGGAGCAGATCGTGGTGCCGATCGCGTCGGGCTCGCAGCTGACCAAGGTGGACAAGGGTTTCCGCGAGCTCGGCCAGCTCGGCCTCGTGGAAGCCAGCCCCTACAAGGTGTTCGGCGCGCAGGCCACCGGCTGCTCCCCCGTCTCGGCCGCGTTCCGCGCCGGCCACGACGTCGTCCAGCCCGTGAAGCCCGACACCATCGCCCGCTCGCTCGCGATCGGCAACCCCGCCGACGGCCCCTACGTGCTCGACGTCGTCAACCGCACCGGCGGCGCGATCGAGGACGTGAGCGACGAGGAGGTCGTCGCGGGCATCCAGCTGCTCGCGCGCACCGAGGGCATCTTCACCGAGACCGCGGGCGGCGTCACCGTCGCGACCGCCAAGAAGCTCATCGAGGCCGGCAAGATCGACCCCGACGCCGAGACCGTGCTGCTCATCACCGGCGACGGCCTCAAGACGCTCGACGCCCTCGAAGGCCGCATCGGCCCCAAGGCCACCGTGCCGCCGTCGGCCGAAGCCGTGAGCAAGGCCCTCGGCCTCTGA
- a CDS encoding ComEC/Rec2 family competence protein has product MMFVQPEAAPSWRDHDLRLVPAALAAWGGTLAGLRLGWWAAEVFGVVAAVLSAVLLARRRGRWVGAAGALLVLGLVVALPTAWRIRGAEQDTLGQAAAHGVTATLRVEVTERPRPIHSAGYADQQAGTRSVVIDARVESATVDGRAVDSTGRVLLLAPVAGWGDLLPGQEVTASGRLAPARGGELTAAVVYLQGAPVGVTRAPWWQRAAAALRAGLHELCAVLPEEPAGLLPGLVLGDTSALPEQVEQEFTESGLTHLMAVSGGNVAIICGAVLLLCRLLRIGPRVSAVAAGLCLGGFLILVGPAPSVLRAGVMGGVALLALALGRRGSALPALAFSVCVLVAWDPVMAADFGFALSVFATAGLVLLAPRWADSLVRRGIPPGYAEGIAVPLAAFVVTAPVIAGMAGTVSLVSVVTNVLAAPVVAPVTVLGVLATVVGPWWPGAGHVLVHLADPEARWLITVARHGARAPGAVLAWPGGWWGGVCAAGVLVVVVVAFRFRRARLLVAMGLAAVLLIVVPPRVLSPGWPPKGWAMVECDVGQGDAVVLATAEPGRAVVVDTGPEPGPVDECLRRLGVERIPLLVLSHLHADHIGGLPSVFDGRAVGAIAVGPGRAPAWAWQQVSQEAATHHVPLLELSDGQRLDWPGLSLDVLGPRYVTARAAALQDGTMINNSSVVLRATTAAGRVLLTGDVELAAQADLLAEGVDLHADVLKVPHHGSRYSLPQFLEAVGARAAMISVGAGNSYGHPAKSTVDVLGTLGVLVTRTDVDGDTAVLPGDGGPAVARRGEPRGPPR; this is encoded by the coding sequence ATGATGTTCGTCCAGCCGGAAGCCGCGCCGTCGTGGCGTGACCACGACCTTCGGCTCGTCCCGGCAGCATTGGCGGCCTGGGGCGGCACCCTGGCGGGCCTGCGGCTCGGGTGGTGGGCGGCCGAGGTTTTCGGCGTTGTGGCAGCGGTTTTGTCGGCCGTATTGCTCGCACGGCGGCGTGGGCGGTGGGTCGGCGCGGCCGGCGCGCTGTTGGTCTTGGGGCTCGTCGTGGCGCTGCCGACAGCGTGGCGCATCCGGGGAGCTGAACAGGACACGCTCGGCCAAGCCGCAGCGCACGGGGTGACCGCCACGCTCCGCGTCGAGGTCACCGAGCGGCCGCGGCCGATCCACAGCGCGGGCTACGCCGATCAGCAGGCGGGTACCCGATCGGTCGTCATCGACGCCCGGGTGGAATCGGCCACTGTGGACGGTCGGGCGGTGGATTCCACCGGCCGGGTCCTACTGCTCGCGCCGGTGGCCGGATGGGGTGATCTCCTGCCGGGCCAGGAGGTCACGGCGTCGGGTCGCCTGGCGCCGGCGCGCGGGGGTGAGCTAACGGCGGCCGTCGTCTACCTTCAGGGCGCTCCGGTCGGGGTCACGCGGGCGCCGTGGTGGCAACGGGCGGCCGCGGCGTTGCGAGCGGGGCTGCATGAGTTGTGCGCGGTGTTGCCGGAGGAGCCGGCGGGGTTGCTGCCCGGACTGGTTTTGGGCGACACGAGTGCGTTGCCCGAGCAGGTCGAGCAGGAGTTCACGGAGTCGGGGCTCACGCACTTGATGGCTGTGAGCGGCGGGAACGTGGCGATCATCTGCGGCGCGGTGTTGCTGTTGTGCCGGCTGCTCCGCATCGGGCCCCGGGTGTCCGCCGTCGCGGCGGGATTGTGCCTGGGCGGTTTCCTGATTCTCGTCGGTCCGGCGCCGAGTGTGTTGCGGGCCGGGGTGATGGGCGGAGTGGCGCTGCTGGCGCTGGCGTTGGGCCGTCGTGGATCCGCGTTGCCGGCGCTGGCGTTCTCGGTGTGCGTGCTCGTCGCGTGGGATCCGGTGATGGCGGCGGACTTCGGGTTCGCGTTGTCGGTGTTCGCGACGGCGGGGCTGGTGCTGCTGGCGCCGCGATGGGCGGATTCGCTGGTACGCCGAGGGATTCCGCCGGGGTACGCGGAAGGGATCGCGGTGCCGTTGGCGGCGTTCGTGGTCACCGCGCCGGTGATCGCGGGCATGGCGGGCACGGTGAGTCTCGTCTCGGTGGTGACCAACGTGCTGGCGGCGCCCGTCGTCGCGCCGGTCACGGTGCTCGGGGTGCTGGCCACGGTGGTCGGGCCGTGGTGGCCCGGGGCCGGGCACGTGCTGGTGCACCTGGCTGATCCGGAGGCTCGCTGGCTGATCACCGTCGCGCGGCACGGGGCCCGTGCGCCGGGGGCGGTGCTCGCGTGGCCGGGTGGCTGGTGGGGTGGGGTGTGCGCGGCCGGGGTGCTGGTCGTGGTGGTGGTCGCGTTCCGGTTCCGGCGCGCGCGGCTGCTGGTGGCGATGGGGCTGGCGGCGGTGCTGCTGATCGTGGTGCCGCCGCGGGTGCTCTCACCCGGCTGGCCGCCGAAGGGCTGGGCGATGGTGGAGTGCGACGTCGGCCAGGGCGACGCCGTGGTGCTGGCCACGGCGGAGCCCGGGCGCGCGGTGGTCGTGGACACCGGGCCCGAGCCGGGTCCGGTGGACGAGTGCCTGCGGCGGCTCGGCGTGGAGCGGATCCCGCTGCTGGTGCTCAGCCACCTGCACGCCGACCACATCGGCGGGCTGCCGTCGGTGTTCGACGGCCGGGCCGTGGGGGCGATCGCCGTCGGGCCCGGGCGGGCGCCGGCGTGGGCGTGGCAGCAGGTGTCGCAGGAGGCGGCGACGCACCACGTTCCACTGCTGGAGCTGAGCGACGGGCAGCGGCTCGACTGGCCGGGGCTGTCGCTGGACGTGCTCGGACCGCGCTACGTCACGGCTCGGGCGGCCGCCCTGCAGGACGGCACGATGATCAACAACAGTTCCGTGGTGCTCCGCGCGACCACGGCCGCGGGGAGGGTGCTGCTGACCGGAGACGTGGAGCTGGCCGCGCAGGCCGACCTGCTGGCCGAGGGGGTGGACCTGCACGCCGATGTGCTGAAAGTTCCCCACCACGGCTCGCGCTACTCGTTGCCTCAGTTCCTCGAGGCGGTGGGCGCGCGGGCGGCGATGATCAGCGTGGGCGCGGGCAACAGCTACGGGCACCCGGCGAAGTCCACAGTGGACGTGCTGGGCACGTTGGGTGTGCTCGTGACGCGGACCGATGTGGACGGCGACACGGCCGTGCTGCCCGGTGACGGCGGGCCGGCGGTGGCGCGCCGGGGTGAGCCGCGCGGGCCGCCCCGGTAG
- the rpsT gene encoding 30S ribosomal protein S20, which yields MANIKSQIKRITTNEKARQRNLAIRSSVKTAIRKFREAADSGDKTKALELQRDAARKLDKAVTKGVIHANQAANKKSALAKRANQL from the coding sequence ATGGCCAACATCAAGTCCCAGATCAAGCGCATCACCACCAACGAGAAGGCCCGTCAGCGCAACCTGGCGATCCGCTCCTCGGTGAAGACCGCGATCCGCAAGTTCCGTGAGGCCGCCGACTCCGGCGACAAGACCAAGGCCCTCGAACTCCAGCGCGACGCCGCCCGCAAGCTCGACAAGGCCGTCACCAAGGGCGTCATCCACGCCAACCAGGCCGCCAACAAGAAGTCGGCTCTCGCGAAGCGCGCGAACCAGCTCTGA
- a CDS encoding SDR family NAD(P)-dependent oxidoreductase: MTPPIAIVTGGVRNLGRAIALALAADGFGVVVTAGSDHATAQQTAGEIAALGVPALGLVADVADPAAVAGMVERAAELGPVRVLVNNAALRTRVPFDELTLAEWAAVRSVTLDGAFHCAHAVLPHLRRAGGGRIVSMIGANALRGDPSRVHLSAAKHGVVGLTKALSAAYAAEGITVNAVSPGRMNAPDAAESELRRERVAATVAFLASPAAGHVTGQLISVGPPEA, from the coding sequence GTGACCCCGCCGATCGCGATCGTCACGGGCGGCGTGCGCAACCTCGGCCGTGCGATCGCGCTCGCGCTGGCCGCCGACGGCTTCGGCGTGGTGGTGACCGCGGGTTCGGACCACGCGACGGCGCAGCAGACCGCCGGGGAGATCGCCGCGCTCGGGGTGCCGGCCCTCGGGCTGGTCGCGGACGTCGCCGATCCGGCCGCCGTCGCCGGCATGGTCGAGCGGGCCGCCGAGCTCGGCCCGGTGCGGGTGCTGGTGAACAATGCCGCGCTGCGCACCCGCGTCCCGTTCGACGAACTGACGCTCGCCGAATGGGCGGCGGTGCGCTCGGTGACCCTCGACGGCGCTTTCCACTGCGCCCACGCCGTCCTCCCGCACTTGCGCCGCGCGGGCGGTGGCCGCATCGTCTCGATGATCGGCGCCAACGCCCTGCGCGGTGATCCGTCGCGGGTGCACCTCTCCGCCGCCAAGCACGGGGTTGTCGGGCTGACCAAGGCCCTCTCCGCCGCCTACGCCGCCGAAGGGATCACGGTGAACGCCGTGTCCCCGGGTCGGATGAACGCTCCCGACGCAGCCGAGTCGGAGCTGCGCCGCGAGCGCGTGGCCGCGACCGTCGCGTTCCTCGCGTCCCCGGCGGCCGGGCACGTGACCGGACAGCTGATCTCGGTGGGGCCGCCGGAGGCCTAG